In Shinella sp. XGS7, a single genomic region encodes these proteins:
- a CDS encoding ABC transporter ATP-binding protein, whose protein sequence is MTSNPRAFIEVQGAEMVFHTRKGRFHALHDIHLQVQRGEFITLIGHSGCGKSTLLNLMAGLLQPSSGALICDGREIAAPGPERAVVFQNHSLLPWLSCFENVYLAVESVFGGRELKRRLAERTDEALHLVGMGHAMHKKPHEISGGMKQRVGIARALAMEPKVLLMDEPFGALDALTRAHLQDELLKIVARTQSTVVMVTHDVDEAVLLSDRIVMMSNGPAATIGEILSVPLARPRQRVALAEDPVYVHARKAVIDFLYTRHKHREAA, encoded by the coding sequence ATGACGAGCAATCCACGAGCCTTCATTGAGGTCCAGGGCGCGGAGATGGTGTTCCACACCCGCAAGGGCCGCTTCCATGCCCTGCACGACATCCATCTGCAGGTGCAGCGCGGCGAGTTCATCACCCTGATCGGTCACTCCGGCTGCGGCAAGAGCACCTTGCTCAATCTGATGGCCGGCCTGCTGCAGCCCAGCAGCGGCGCCCTGATCTGCGACGGCCGCGAGATCGCCGCACCGGGGCCCGAGCGCGCCGTGGTCTTCCAGAACCACTCCCTGCTGCCCTGGCTGAGCTGCTTCGAGAATGTGTACCTGGCGGTGGAGTCGGTCTTTGGCGGGCGCGAGCTCAAGCGCCGCCTGGCCGAGCGCACCGACGAGGCCCTGCACCTGGTGGGCATGGGCCACGCCATGCACAAGAAGCCGCACGAGATCTCCGGGGGCATGAAGCAGCGCGTGGGCATTGCCCGCGCCCTGGCCATGGAGCCCAAGGTGCTGCTGATGGACGAGCCCTTCGGCGCGCTGGACGCGCTCACGCGCGCCCATCTGCAGGATGAACTGCTCAAGATCGTGGCCCGCACCCAGAGCACGGTGGTGATGGTGACCCACGATGTGGATGAGGCCGTGCTGCTCTCCGACCGCATCGTGATGATGAGCAACGGCCCGGCCGCCACCATCGGCGAGATCCTGAGCGTGCCCCTGGCGCGGCCGCGCCAGCGCGTGGCCTTGGCGGAAGACCCGGTCTATGTGCACGCGCGCAAAGCCGTGATCGACTTCCTCTACACCCGCCACAAGCACCGCGAAGCGGCCTGA
- the ntrB gene encoding nitrate ABC transporter permease, with protein sequence MVSAVFHSPREAATPPQPALAAPGAAPAAEPAPPAGAAPAPRRGPDWNALWMSVLPPVLGLALLIGVWALLTQKGGSFPTPAATFEAAVKLFADPFYSKGPNDQGIGWNILNSLGRVGVGFGLAAVVGIPLGFIIGRFEFVSRMVSPLISLLKPVSPLAWLPIGLLVFKSANPAAIWTIFICSIWPMVVNTAVGVQRVPQDYLNVARVLKLSEWKIISKILFPAVLPYMLTGVRLSVGTAWLVIVAAEMLTGGVGIGFWVWDEWNNLNVQHIIIAIFVIGIVGLLLEWALMAVARHFAYED encoded by the coding sequence ATGGTCAGTGCCGTCTTTCACTCCCCGCGCGAAGCGGCCACGCCGCCGCAGCCGGCGCTTGCCGCCCCGGGCGCAGCACCTGCGGCCGAGCCGGCGCCGCCCGCCGGCGCCGCGCCCGCGCCCCGGCGTGGCCCGGACTGGAACGCGCTCTGGATGAGCGTGCTGCCGCCGGTGCTGGGCCTGGCCCTGCTGATCGGTGTGTGGGCCCTGCTGACGCAAAAAGGCGGCAGCTTTCCCACGCCGGCCGCCACCTTCGAGGCCGCCGTCAAGCTGTTCGCGGACCCCTTCTACAGCAAGGGCCCCAATGACCAGGGCATAGGCTGGAACATCCTGAACTCACTGGGCCGCGTGGGCGTGGGCTTCGGTCTGGCGGCCGTGGTGGGCATCCCGCTGGGCTTCATCATCGGCCGCTTCGAGTTTGTCAGCCGCATGGTCTCGCCCCTGATCAGCTTGCTCAAGCCGGTCTCGCCCCTGGCCTGGCTGCCCATCGGTCTGCTGGTCTTCAAGAGCGCCAACCCGGCCGCGATCTGGACCATCTTCATCTGCTCCATCTGGCCCATGGTGGTGAACACCGCCGTGGGCGTGCAGCGGGTGCCGCAGGACTATCTCAATGTGGCCCGCGTGCTCAAGCTCAGCGAGTGGAAGATCATCAGCAAGATCCTCTTCCCCGCGGTGCTGCCCTACATGCTCACCGGCGTGCGCCTCTCGGTAGGCACGGCCTGGCTGGTGATCGTGGCGGCCGAGATGCTGACCGGCGGTGTGGGCATCGGCTTCTGGGTCTGGGACGAGTGGAACAACCTCAATGTCCAGCACATCATCATCGCCATCTTCGTGATCGGCATCGTGGGCCTGCTGCTGGAATGGGCCTTGATGGCCGTGGCCCGTCACTTCGCCTACGAGGACTGA